The following proteins are encoded in a genomic region of Nicoliella spurrieriana:
- a CDS encoding acyltransferase family protein: MQNENPNQSKRRYITGLDGIRAIAVFAVIIYHLLPFSIKGGYLGVSIFFTVSGYLITDLLMQEWGRSGHIDIVGFYYRRMRRLYPALFAMVIGTGTYITLFQQTLLKNLGVSIWTNLLYVYNWWEITHGQSYFDRFQGESPFTHLWSLSIEAQYYLVWPLLLLLLLRGLKKRAKIFCLLFAISIASSIWMTIVYHHVNNINRIYYGTDTRMFSILFGVSLAIIWPSNKLKHHLSNGLKQLLNVIGIASMVGIIWLLFTLSGQAAATYNWGMLVITLLTVLLIATCVHPGASINHLLTNPVFRWMGTRSYGIYLYQFPVMIFYEMRVMSIGQAPFLNALIEIAIILIISEISYRYVELPIRRFDFKRLKINIIEFFKLKSRFGFKRLLLIPVILMMIVCGYGSVHGNASSDDTNALKQDITNNQKEVQRNNHKLLKKKIRKNIAKPTKPSKMTTADRKIAKKYNLNANQLLAAKQYPVTVVGDSVMADASTDLQLVFPNAYISAQVGRQIWQTPAVIDQLKNDNLLAPNVLLNLGTNSPMNPGQLNQVINAIGPNHQIYWVNVHVPTRYWEEQVNRVIAGAGKKYPNFHVIDWYATSKNKNNWFWNDHVHPNPTGNVHYVSLIAKTIFYKSA, translated from the coding sequence ATGCAAAATGAAAACCCTAATCAGTCAAAAAGACGTTATATTACTGGATTAGATGGAATTCGTGCAATCGCCGTATTTGCGGTAATTATTTATCACCTCCTCCCATTTAGCATTAAGGGAGGATACTTAGGGGTTTCAATCTTTTTTACCGTTTCTGGTTATTTAATTACTGATTTATTAATGCAGGAATGGGGACGCAGTGGGCATATTGATATTGTTGGTTTCTATTATCGTAGAATGCGAAGGTTATACCCAGCTCTTTTTGCAATGGTAATTGGTACTGGAACCTATATTACACTTTTTCAACAAACACTATTAAAGAACCTTGGGGTTTCGATTTGGACCAACTTGTTATATGTTTATAACTGGTGGGAAATTACTCACGGCCAAAGTTACTTTGATCGTTTCCAGGGTGAGTCACCGTTTACTCATTTATGGTCATTATCAATTGAAGCCCAATATTACCTAGTGTGGCCGCTCTTATTGCTTCTTTTACTAAGGGGGCTTAAAAAACGGGCTAAAATTTTTTGTTTATTGTTTGCGATTTCAATTGCTTCATCAATTTGGATGACAATTGTTTACCACCACGTTAACAATATCAATCGAATTTATTATGGAACTGATACTAGGATGTTTTCCATTCTATTCGGGGTTTCACTGGCAATTATTTGGCCATCTAATAAATTAAAACATCATCTAAGCAATGGATTAAAACAATTATTGAATGTGATTGGAATCGCTTCTATGGTTGGAATCATATGGTTATTATTTACCCTTTCTGGGCAAGCTGCTGCTACCTATAATTGGGGGATGTTGGTAATTACTTTATTAACAGTGCTCTTAATTGCTACTTGTGTTCATCCTGGAGCAAGTATTAATCACCTTTTAACGAACCCTGTTTTTAGGTGGATGGGAACCCGAAGTTATGGAATTTACCTTTATCAATTTCCAGTAATGATTTTCTATGAAATGCGTGTAATGTCGATTGGACAGGCTCCATTTTTAAATGCATTAATTGAAATTGCAATTATTTTAATAATTAGTGAAATTTCCTATCGATATGTAGAGCTTCCAATCCGTCGTTTTGATTTTAAGCGATTGAAAATTAATATAATTGAATTTTTTAAATTAAAGTCACGGTTTGGCTTTAAGCGACTATTGTTGATTCCAGTCATTTTAATGATGATAGTTTGTGGATATGGATCGGTGCACGGGAATGCTAGTTCTGATGATACTAATGCTTTGAAACAAGATATTACTAATAATCAAAAGGAAGTTCAAAGAAATAACCATAAGTTACTCAAAAAAAAGATTAGGAAAAACATTGCTAAGCCGACCAAGCCGTCTAAAATGACTACCGCTGATCGTAAAATTGCAAAAAAATATAATTTAAATGCTAATCAATTATTAGCAGCAAAGCAATATCCAGTTACCGTAGTGGGTGATTCAGTAATGGCGGATGCATCTACTGATTTACAGCTGGTTTTTCCAAACGCCTATATTTCTGCCCAAGTGGGTCGCCAAATTTGGCAAACGCCGGCGGTGATTGATCAGTTGAAAAATGATAATTTATTGGCACCAAATGTATTGTTAAATCTTGGGACCAATAGTCCGATGAATCCAGGTCAATTAAATCAAGTAATTAATGCAATTGGTCCTAATCATCAAATCTATTGGGTGAACGTTCATGTTCCCACTAGATATTGGGAAGAACAGGTAAATAGGGTAATTGCCGGTGCGGGTAAGAAATATCCTAATTTTCACGTAATTGATTGGTATGCAACTAGTAAGAATAAAAACAACTGGTTTTGGAATGACCACGTTCATCCAAATCCAACTGGAAATGTGCATTACGTTAGCTTAATTGCTAAAACCATTTTTTATAAAAGCGCTTAG
- the recJ gene encoding single-stranded-DNA-specific exonuclease RecJ has translation MIDSKYEWQLVDSNQDLSSIQELSTQLNLNPIALKILFQRGIKTTSQIRAFLNPDPNDLADPFLFHDMDKGVARITEAVENGEQITVYGDYDADGLTSTAIMYETLTEMGANVDYYIPNRFNDGYGPNVDAFSRIIDGGTTLIVTVDNGVTGFEPVTFANQHNCDVIITDHHEIPEQGVPDAYAVIHARYPGAEYPFGYFSGAGVAFKVATALLDELPQECLDLVTIGTVADLVSLTGENRILTKFGCQAIQNTQRPGLIKLLELASLTNKPINEHSIGFGIAPRLNALGRMGDANAGVELLTTLDDEQANELSQQTELLNKQRRKLVSDIFKAACEQVDHNHQDAKKTLVVAGPNWHEGVVGIVASRLVDKYHKPTLVLNIDPKTGIAKGSGRSIEGFNLFKALQPARDEMLKFGGHDMAVGLSVKKSLIERVASILENNFKAPVAGKTAKPNLMVDAKIDVDQIDKSLSDSLTQMAPFGTDNSQPLFEVTPKMVNNVQTMGNRNAHLRFTINGEQHRINAVAFSKGNLLSSIQATPNAIEMVGTIEVNTWNNRTSLQMMVKDLKSDGIEILDRRTKQLNQRMFKTEGTYVFFNRKLLNKLTPYINEKSNIIWYNDLSTEIDSDVVTIVDCPDTIDDLKRVAHFIGNSKVVLYLFKPHYIYSSGLPTRSQFGQLFRILGSLAPFNINQQLPLVVQKLGLDRNLTIFMIKVFQELKFVQIDNGLLQMNPNPKKQDLISANSYHNRQIQLESEKQLLLPNSATLVTLFNSLLRL, from the coding sequence ATGATTGATTCAAAATACGAATGGCAACTCGTAGATTCTAACCAAGACCTAAGCTCAATTCAAGAACTTTCAACCCAGCTCAATTTAAATCCAATTGCATTGAAAATTCTTTTTCAAAGGGGAATTAAAACTACCTCTCAAATTAGAGCATTTTTAAACCCAGATCCAAATGATTTAGCGGATCCATTTCTATTTCATGATATGGATAAGGGGGTTGCTCGAATTACAGAAGCGGTCGAAAATGGAGAACAAATTACCGTTTATGGTGATTATGATGCCGATGGATTAACCAGTACTGCAATTATGTATGAAACCCTCACCGAAATGGGTGCGAATGTTGATTATTACATTCCAAATCGATTTAATGATGGCTATGGTCCAAATGTGGATGCGTTTTCCAGAATAATTGATGGGGGAACCACTTTAATTGTAACCGTTGATAACGGGGTAACTGGTTTCGAGCCCGTTACATTTGCTAATCAACATAATTGTGATGTGATTATTACTGATCATCATGAAATTCCAGAACAGGGTGTACCGGATGCATATGCAGTGATTCATGCTAGATATCCAGGTGCAGAGTACCCATTTGGTTACTTTTCTGGAGCAGGGGTTGCCTTTAAGGTTGCGACTGCACTATTAGATGAACTTCCACAGGAGTGCTTAGATTTAGTTACCATTGGAACGGTTGCTGACTTAGTTTCGTTAACTGGTGAAAATCGGATTTTAACCAAATTTGGTTGTCAAGCAATTCAAAATACCCAACGGCCTGGTCTAATTAAGCTATTGGAATTAGCTAGTTTAACTAATAAACCAATTAATGAACACAGTATTGGATTTGGGATTGCCCCTCGTTTAAATGCGCTTGGAAGAATGGGGGATGCTAACGCGGGGGTCGAATTATTAACGACCTTAGATGATGAACAGGCTAACGAATTATCACAGCAGACGGAGTTGTTAAACAAACAACGCCGGAAGTTAGTATCTGACATATTTAAGGCCGCATGTGAACAGGTCGATCATAATCATCAAGATGCGAAAAAAACACTGGTCGTAGCTGGTCCTAATTGGCATGAAGGAGTAGTTGGGATTGTTGCTAGTCGGCTAGTTGATAAGTACCATAAGCCAACGTTAGTGCTGAACATAGATCCTAAAACGGGGATTGCAAAGGGATCTGGCCGTAGTATTGAAGGATTTAATCTATTTAAAGCATTACAACCAGCCCGTGATGAAATGCTTAAGTTTGGTGGCCACGACATGGCCGTTGGATTATCAGTGAAGAAATCATTAATTGAACGGGTTGCATCAATATTAGAAAACAATTTTAAAGCACCGGTAGCGGGTAAAACGGCCAAACCAAACTTGATGGTTGACGCTAAAATTGATGTTGACCAAATTGATAAATCACTATCTGATTCGCTAACTCAAATGGCACCATTTGGAACTGATAATTCTCAGCCACTGTTTGAAGTTACTCCTAAAATGGTAAATAATGTCCAAACGATGGGCAATCGCAATGCCCACCTACGATTTACGATTAATGGTGAACAGCATCGAATCAATGCAGTGGCGTTTAGTAAGGGTAATCTGCTTTCTTCAATTCAAGCGACTCCGAATGCAATTGAAATGGTGGGAACGATTGAGGTTAATACTTGGAATAACCGAACTTCATTACAAATGATGGTTAAAGATTTAAAGTCAGATGGAATTGAGATTTTAGATCGCCGAACTAAACAGTTAAATCAACGCATGTTTAAAACTGAGGGAACTTATGTATTCTTTAATCGAAAACTACTTAATAAGTTAACTCCTTATATTAATGAAAAAAGTAATATAATTTGGTATAATGACTTGTCGACAGAAATTGATTCTGACGTGGTGACAATTGTTGATTGTCCCGATACAATTGATGATTTAAAACGGGTTGCGCATTTTATTGGTAACAGTAAGGTGGTTCTATACTTATTTAAGCCTCATTATATCTATTCCAGTGGACTGCCTACTAGAAGTCAATTTGGCCAATTGTTTAGAATCCTTGGGAGCCTTGCTCCGTTCAATATTAATCAACAATTACCATTGGTTGTTCAAAAATTGGGCCTTGATCGTAATTTAACTATTTTTATGATTAAGGTATTTCAAGAATTGAAATTCGTCCAAATTGATAATGGGCTGTTACAGATGAATCCAAATCCTAAAAAACAAGATTTGATATCAGCTAATTCGTATCATAATCGTCAAATTCAATTGGAATCAGAAAAACAATTACTATTACCAAATTCTGCCACTTTAGTTACACTATTTAATAGCTTATTAAGGTTATAA
- a CDS encoding adenine phosphoribosyltransferase: MALDLNDYIASYKDFPEKGIMFRDISPLLEDGQAYKQATDEIVNYARERKVDMVVGPEARGFIVGCPVAYDLGIGFAPARKKGKLPGKTVKASYGLEYGESSLYLHEGAVKPGQRVLVTDDLLATGGTISATIELVEDLGGIVVGTAFLIELADLHGRDKIKGYDMLSLMKY, from the coding sequence ATGGCATTAGATTTAAATGACTATATTGCTTCTTATAAAGATTTTCCTGAGAAGGGAATTATGTTTCGTGATATTTCACCGCTACTTGAAGATGGTCAAGCCTACAAGCAAGCAACTGATGAAATTGTTAACTATGCACGGGAACGCAAAGTAGATATGGTCGTCGGCCCTGAGGCACGGGGATTTATCGTTGGTTGTCCAGTAGCATATGACTTGGGAATTGGGTTCGCACCTGCTCGTAAGAAGGGGAAATTACCTGGCAAGACGGTTAAAGCATCTTATGGCTTAGAATATGGTGAATCATCACTATATCTTCATGAAGGAGCAGTGAAGCCTGGTCAACGGGTATTGGTCACTGATGATTTATTAGCAACTGGTGGAACCATTAGTGCAACGATTGAATTAGTCGAAGATCTTGGTGGCATCGTCGTTGGAACTGCGTTCCTAATTGAACTTGCTGATTTACATGGTCGTGATAAGATTAAGGGCTATGATATGCTAAGTTTGATGAAATATTAA
- a CDS encoding LapA family protein: MKKQVKMILIVLLILIIVVFALLNIQSVAINFGFGTLKLPMIVMLVLWILIGALISFLMTTTSSVTKGRDFKKLNKQYDSKVNQLESQVSTLQSRLKDAQKNTQVENKLANQVQSSDNKDDQTK; the protein is encoded by the coding sequence ATGAAAAAACAAGTAAAAATGATTTTGATAGTTCTTTTGATTTTAATAATTGTAGTGTTCGCACTATTGAACATTCAATCTGTTGCAATTAACTTTGGGTTTGGTACCCTTAAATTACCAATGATCGTAATGTTGGTATTATGGATTTTAATCGGTGCTTTAATTAGCTTTTTAATGACTACGACATCATCAGTTACCAAGGGACGTGATTTCAAAAAACTTAATAAGCAGTATGATAGTAAGGTTAACCAACTTGAATCACAGGTTTCGACGTTACAATCAAGACTTAAGGATGCTCAAAAAAACACTCAAGTTGAAAATAAATTAGCTAACCAAGTGCAATCTAGTGACAATAAGGATGATCAAACCAAATAA
- the obgE gene encoding GTPase ObgE — protein sequence MFVDQVKIKVQAGKGGDGVVGWRREKYVPNGGPAGGDGGHGGDIVFQVDSGMSTLMDFHYSQKFKAANGNNGGSKKMTGRSGDDLIVNVPEGTSVYNDDTNQLICDLVNPGDSFIVANGGRGGRGNVHFATAKNSAPEIAENGEPGEAFSVRLELKLLADVGLVGFPSVGKSTLLAAVTSSKPKVADYHFTTLVPNLGMVQLNDGRDFVIADLPGLIEGASTGTGLGFQFLRHVERTRVILHLVDMSGLEGRDPFVDYQKINQELAKYDENLLLRPQIIVATKMDMPDSDDNLKRFTDQVNSEDNKHQIIPISSVTHSGLTKLIGATADLLEQTPRFPITDVEDVVSITNDADEAPFKIVHEEDGSWTLSGARLEKLFLMTDTTHEQSMLRFARQLRGMGVDDALRESGAKNGDTVNLLDFSFTYED from the coding sequence TTGTTTGTAGATCAAGTTAAAATTAAAGTCCAAGCTGGTAAGGGCGGCGACGGTGTTGTTGGTTGGCGTCGTGAAAAATACGTTCCAAACGGAGGCCCCGCTGGTGGTGATGGTGGCCATGGTGGCGACATTGTTTTTCAGGTAGATAGTGGAATGAGTACGTTAATGGATTTTCATTACAGTCAAAAATTCAAGGCTGCAAATGGCAATAATGGTGGTAGCAAAAAAATGACCGGAAGAAGTGGTGATGATTTAATCGTTAACGTTCCGGAAGGGACTAGTGTTTATAATGATGACACTAATCAATTAATTTGTGACCTTGTTAATCCTGGCGACAGCTTTATTGTAGCTAACGGTGGTCGTGGTGGTCGTGGAAACGTTCATTTTGCCACTGCGAAAAATTCAGCTCCAGAAATTGCTGAAAATGGTGAGCCGGGTGAAGCGTTTTCAGTACGACTGGAATTGAAATTACTTGCCGATGTTGGATTGGTTGGGTTTCCATCAGTTGGAAAATCCACCTTACTTGCGGCTGTTACTAGCTCTAAACCCAAGGTTGCCGATTACCACTTTACTACGTTAGTCCCTAATTTAGGGATGGTGCAGTTAAACGACGGGCGTGACTTTGTGATCGCCGATCTACCTGGGTTGATTGAAGGGGCCTCCACTGGAACTGGATTAGGATTTCAGTTTTTGCGTCACGTTGAACGGACTCGGGTAATATTACACTTAGTTGATATGAGTGGATTAGAGGGTCGTGATCCATTTGTTGATTATCAAAAAATTAATCAGGAATTAGCTAAATACGATGAAAATTTATTACTACGTCCGCAAATCATTGTGGCTACTAAAATGGATATGCCTGATTCAGATGATAATTTAAAGCGATTTACTGATCAAGTGAATTCAGAGGATAATAAGCATCAAATCATTCCAATTTCATCAGTAACGCATAGCGGATTAACTAAGTTAATTGGTGCAACCGCTGACTTACTTGAACAGACCCCTAGATTTCCAATTACTGATGTTGAGGATGTGGTTTCGATTACAAATGATGCTGATGAGGCACCATTTAAGATTGTTCATGAAGAAGATGGTAGCTGGACGTTATCTGGTGCCAGATTAGAAAAACTATTCTTAATGACTGATACGACTCATGAGCAGTCGATGCTTAGATTTGCTCGTCAATTGCGTGGAATGGGTGTTGACGATGCACTACGGGAAAGTGGGGCTAAGAATGGTGATACGGTAAATCTCTTAGACTTCTCATTTACCTACGAAGATTAG
- the rnz gene encoding ribonuclease Z: MQIEFLGTGSGVPGKFRNVSCTALRLLDECNSVWLFDVGEGTQQQILRSNLKPRKINKIFITHLHGDHIFGLPGLLSSRSFQGGNTPLTIYGPKGIKDFVQVSLGVSKTKLSYKIIYQELTTPGKIFEDPKFTVYMNTLDHQIESFGYRVEEHDHPGELMVDKLKAAKIPSGPIYGRIKAGESVQLDDGRVINGADFIGKAQKGRVVAILGDTRKNPNSLSLAKNADVLVHESTFSKDEAGLARNYYHSTNAQAAILAKKANVHKLLLTHISSRYTGKMANVLQKQARAIFKNTSVVRDFDVVDVPFDKNQTV; the protein is encoded by the coding sequence ATGCAAATTGAATTTTTAGGAACTGGTTCTGGAGTCCCAGGAAAGTTTAGAAATGTATCTTGTACAGCGTTACGTTTACTTGATGAATGTAATTCTGTGTGGTTATTCGATGTTGGAGAAGGAACCCAACAACAAATTTTACGATCTAATTTAAAGCCACGTAAAATCAACAAAATTTTTATTACTCATCTTCATGGTGATCACATATTTGGATTGCCTGGTTTATTGAGTAGCCGTTCGTTTCAGGGCGGTAATACTCCTTTAACAATTTATGGACCTAAGGGGATTAAGGATTTTGTTCAAGTAAGTCTGGGGGTCTCTAAAACTAAATTGTCATATAAGATTATTTATCAAGAATTAACTACCCCTGGCAAAATATTTGAGGATCCAAAATTTACAGTCTATATGAATACTTTGGACCATCAAATCGAATCATTTGGTTACCGGGTCGAAGAACATGATCATCCAGGAGAATTAATGGTTGATAAGTTAAAGGCAGCTAAGATTCCATCTGGACCAATTTATGGTAGGATTAAAGCAGGTGAAAGCGTTCAATTAGATGATGGACGTGTAATTAATGGTGCTGACTTTATTGGTAAGGCTCAAAAGGGTCGTGTAGTTGCAATCTTAGGTGATACTAGAAAGAATCCTAATTCACTTTCGTTGGCTAAAAATGCTGATGTTTTAGTTCATGAAAGTACTTTTTCTAAGGATGAGGCTGGATTAGCCAGGAATTATTACCACTCTACAAATGCTCAAGCTGCTATTTTAGCTAAAAAAGCCAATGTTCATAAGCTGTTATTAACGCATATTTCATCTAGATACACTGGTAAAATGGCTAATGTTTTACAAAAGCAGGCCCGTGCTATCTTTAAAAATACTTCCGTTGTGAGGGACTTTGACGTTGTTGATGTTCCATTTGATAAAAACCAAACTGTATAG
- the uvrC gene encoding excinuclease ABC subunit UvrC, with the protein MATEHIENKLKLLPDLPGCYLMKDKNGHIIYVGKAKNLKNRVRSYFKSSHTGKTAKLVATIRDFETIITSTDKEAFLLEITLIQKHRPYFNIQLKQGNNGYPYIKITNERDPRLLIVNNVKNDGGYYFGPYPNVYAADETLNFLQKMYPLRRCNGFQHRPCLYYHMGQCLGACFKTVPKATYDSQIKKIKSFLNGNVSVAKKTITKKMHQAANNLEFERAADLRDQLKYIEVTVEKQKIISKDTTPRDIFNFYFNKGWISIQVFFIRQARLMKRIKRVFPVVNSAEEEMTSFIVQFYQQRDQPLPKEILVPSVLPKDVLSKVLDVSVRTPQRGQKRDLLEMAGKNAKLVLDEKFRLIELNQIKTTGAMNDLMDCLRLPHGHRIEAFDHSHIQGADLVSAMVVFEDGHPNRKLYRKYKLTTVDHADETASTKEVIRRRYSRLLKEHSELPDLILMDGGVIQMNAVKDVLVNELGLSIPVAGMVKNDKHKTADLLFGDSDQPLNLDPKSQAFYLVQRVQDEVHRFAISFHRQVHTKHSLSSRLDGIKGVGPKTRNKLLRHFGSMKHIEDASTSEIESLGISSTVAQTIKFSLNKSGAESNKN; encoded by the coding sequence TTGGCTACTGAACATATTGAAAATAAATTAAAATTGTTACCGGATTTACCTGGTTGTTACCTGATGAAAGATAAAAATGGGCACATCATTTACGTTGGAAAGGCCAAAAATTTAAAAAACCGAGTGCGTTCTTATTTTAAAAGTAGTCATACGGGGAAAACTGCTAAGTTAGTCGCTACCATTAGGGATTTTGAAACCATTATTACCTCTACTGATAAAGAAGCATTTTTGCTTGAAATTACTTTAATTCAAAAGCACCGCCCATATTTTAACATCCAATTAAAACAGGGAAATAACGGGTATCCATATATTAAAATTACAAATGAACGTGACCCGAGACTGTTAATCGTTAATAATGTTAAAAATGATGGTGGCTATTATTTTGGCCCGTATCCAAATGTTTATGCTGCTGATGAAACGCTTAATTTTTTACAGAAAATGTATCCGTTAAGACGTTGTAATGGTTTTCAACATCGCCCCTGCCTTTATTACCACATGGGACAATGCTTAGGAGCATGTTTTAAAACGGTACCTAAGGCAACGTATGATTCTCAAATTAAAAAGATTAAATCCTTTTTGAATGGGAACGTTTCAGTTGCTAAAAAAACAATTACTAAGAAGATGCACCAAGCTGCTAATAATTTAGAATTTGAACGAGCAGCTGATTTAAGGGATCAGTTAAAGTACATTGAAGTTACTGTTGAAAAACAGAAAATCATTTCTAAAGATACTACACCACGCGATATTTTTAATTTTTATTTCAATAAAGGTTGGATTTCCATTCAAGTTTTTTTTATTCGGCAAGCTCGTTTAATGAAAAGAATTAAACGGGTATTCCCAGTCGTCAATTCTGCCGAAGAGGAAATGACTAGTTTTATTGTACAGTTTTATCAACAGCGTGACCAACCACTACCAAAGGAGATTTTAGTTCCTTCGGTATTGCCAAAGGATGTTTTGAGTAAGGTTTTAGATGTCAGCGTCAGAACCCCTCAACGTGGTCAGAAACGTGACCTATTAGAAATGGCTGGTAAAAATGCTAAGTTGGTTTTAGATGAGAAGTTTCGACTGATTGAATTAAATCAAATTAAAACAACTGGAGCAATGAATGATTTAATGGATTGCTTAAGATTACCGCATGGACATCGAATTGAAGCGTTCGATCATTCCCATATTCAGGGAGCAGACTTAGTTTCTGCAATGGTTGTTTTTGAGGATGGACATCCCAATCGGAAATTATATCGTAAATATAAGTTAACAACTGTTGATCACGCTGATGAGACTGCTAGTACTAAGGAAGTAATTAGAAGACGTTATTCACGGCTATTAAAAGAACATTCTGAGTTACCTGACCTTATATTAATGGATGGTGGTGTAATTCAAATGAACGCTGTTAAGGACGTATTAGTTAATGAATTAGGTCTATCAATTCCAGTTGCAGGAATGGTTAAAAATGATAAGCATAAGACCGCTGATTTATTATTTGGTGATTCTGATCAACCATTGAATTTAGATCCCAAGAGTCAGGCTTTTTATTTGGTTCAACGAGTTCAAGATGAAGTTCACCGATTTGCAATTAGCTTTCATCGACAGGTGCATACCAAGCATTCATTAAGTTCCAGACTTGATGGCATTAAGGGTGTTGGTCCTAAGACCCGTAATAAATTACTTCGCCACTTTGGTTCAATGAAACATATTGAAGATGCAAGCACTAGTGAAATTGAATCACTGGGAATTTCTAGTACGGTTGCTCAGACGATTAAGTTCAGTCTTAATAAAAGTGGCGCTGAATCCAATAAAAATTAG